The DNA segment agccccaaacaagtatccagattggccatagagggagatcaaatccagaggactgccactttccagaagacccaaggtaCTTTTGAAATCCCTGACACCAACAGGGACTCATGtatctctcagaaaagaacatgGGGTCTATATGTGCTTATAAGTCTGTGGTATAAAAAAACCCACCTGGGGCAAAATTCTCTAGGAGTGAAGAGACGCAAGCATCACAGAATCTTTCTATGTCTCTCCTGGAAACCCCATCTATAAATCTACTTTCAGAGCCCAAGAGGCCCAAGGCTGATTGATATCTCCATCATGGTGGACACCTTTTCGATCTTGAGGATACTTAGTTGGAAAGGACAGTGGCTTGAGGGGCTCCCAGTCTCTTCACACTTGGTCAAAATTATCCAAGATGTTAAAATCTTAGTGCCTTGTTTGAAGGATGCAGGCTTATTGATTAGAGACTAACAGTATAGAACCTGAGTCGTCACTTTAGTTCAAGGACAAGGATTGGCAGACATGTCCTGTGCCTATGTCTTGGGTCATgaccctgttagtcactcaccagtagaactgattttctttagtcaactgcttgcacttggacaaggcctcactgatgtcctggggcattctcttcaggtcagtcatcacctggtcatgttgcatctcaagcatgaatgtctcaaagttgatcctgtgggagGGCATGGACAAGGAACAAAATGTCCcatgaactaaggatacaaggatcatttCAATTCAAGCTGAATCATGCACTACCCCACCCCATATATGCCACTTGACCTAGCTCCTTGTTACCGGTTCCACTTGGTGCTTATTAAACTTATTACTCTTCAGCTTGGGCCAGTAAGcccagggaagtaaaggcagggtgctgatctgcctcagctccctgtaGGGGTTTGAAAGAATAGACTAGTTCTCCCAGAACTTTCCAGGAATCCTTGTCACAGGCCTGGGTCCACGTTAAATCTGTATGATTCTCCTCCTGGTTTTAGACACGGAATTGACAATCCTTGGCTCTATTGCTACATCAAttcccaaaggacataatcataTCTACAGGGAAAAGCCTCTATAACCTACCAGGAGATTCCAATGTGCATCCACAGTGAGCACAGAGGTTAAGTGCTGTGCTACTAAAAATGAACCTCCCTGGCTTCTTCACTATTATTGCCTGGAAATGGAGTCAGGCACAACCTCAGGATATATCACATGATACAGACTCTCTAGATCTTaagctgcacacacaggaacacacacacacaggaacacacacatccacaaatgcacacacaagctcACTTCCACCCAgtatctctctcattctctgtctctttctagctctgtcttttacacacatacacaaacacacacagagacacagatacacacacacacacacagtcaatcagaatgccaaataaataagTTGATTTCGGTTTATCTGAGATTATAATGAACAAAATTTGAGAAAAGCCATTATGAACTGCAGCCAATCCAGTCATACTGAGAGGCAGTATGTGGGACAGGcccctccagctgttgacaggaccaATTGGACCCAAATTACCACTTGGTCAATTATGGAAAGGATTGGCTATAAACAAACATTACCTAGCAACTCCCACCAACCAAAACCTGTGTAAGCTTCTTAAATGGCAGGAGGGGAGCTCACACATTACTACCTTCATCCCCAGACTGTGATTCATGCCACAGGCTCTGAATTACTTTTGGAGGAATCAAAAGTGCCTGTGACCCCCATCTCACTCctatctgaacttgaagttctgcATCGAAAATCCAATCAGCAAAATTGATTTGGGTATGCAGACAGCCTGGAGTTGTAGCCACCTGCGGTATGAGGGAATCTGGGCTTAACAGGGATGGCCCAAGAtagtcagcaaagaactgggcataatgactacctgtcatttaaatccttgttagtgtagtTGGCCAGGATTCCCTGAAGTTCGTCTCTGGCATTTTTTACGTTCTGGAGCTCTCTTTTGAGCTTCTCCAACCTCTCGTGTCTCTTCTCCTGATCATTGATGGTGGGGGCTTGGGGTGATGCCGCCCCAGCAGACCCTGTAGGTAGAAAAACACTAGTAACCTTGtagagataatagggcagggaaagggaaaccatgctttgtcccacacagaagcctgaggaagaggaaaatgtagagacactgagaatccctgataGTGCATCATAGCTGTCTTGAAGCTGGGCTCCTCAGCTAGGTCCCTGTTCACAACCACCATCACTAAACATGTGCCTGACTTCCTATTGTAATCGCCCTAGCCCTGAAATGCATAAGCTGGGCCAGGCAAGAATAAATGGAGGGCATTGTCAGCTCATATCTGACAACCAAAGCCGTACCTCTCAGCATACTAGCCAACGCTTTTCTCGTCTTCTTCAAATGCATGATGAGAGCTCGTACACTGCTACAGGAAACCAGACTGTGAATCAGTCCACATCATGTGAGTTCAATACCAAACTGTCTGAGACCTTGATTCATAGGCAGGGGAATAGCCCTCTCTGTTCTTGGCATCACATGCTCATGTATCTTAGAGGAAACTATATTAAGATGAAGTACAtgggctcttctgaaggtccggagttcaaatctcagcaaccacatggtggctcacaaccatctgtaacaagatctgactccctcttctggagtgtctgaagacagctacagtgtacttacatataataaataagtagatctttaaaaaaaaaaaagatgaagtacaTGAACACTCTATCCTGAGAGCAACACTTTTCTATTCTCACAGAGCTTGGTCTTTGCATAATTTGCCATTCAGTGGGAAATTAAGATCTCTCAGCAAAGCCCCTGCAGGCTTGTCAATACCAGGCTGTCTGTAAAACTAATCATCAGACACTCTTGACTCTGGTTCTACCATTGAGGAATCTGAAGGATCCAGATCACAATCCCTATTCCTGGAAGGACCAGCTGAAGCCCACATCCTCCAGGTAGCTCCCCAAaccttgcccaggactcactgtgccttctccatgaccagttgtttcttgccctttcccaccatgatgggcggccggcctccttctgccttggtctggtgtctgtgtgtattctattCTCTCTCCAAAATACCCTGAGGAGCATGGACAACATGCCTGCTTGGGAACCCATGAGGATCTGAAGGAATACCCCACAAGCTGCCCTGGTTACCACAAACTGGCGacatcacagaagattctagggtTCTCTTGGATACAAGAGATTGTCCAGGGAAGTGACTACTGATGATGTCACCTGGAACTTCCATGGCCTACCGGATTACCAGCTTGCCCCATCTTGACCAGTTTCTGAGATTCCCTTTCCTGGAGTCTCTCTTTTGCCCCTGGGGATACCTCTTGGCaacttctccttccaaagctagagatttctctctgcttcactacAAGTCCAGTGCTTTGAATGGGGAGAGTTTGTTAGTGCCATGGCATGGCTAGCTCATCTTCATTAGGATCCTTATAGGAGGGAGATTCTTCTCCAATATAAATGTACTACTGGAGTCCATTCATGTAACAAACAGTCGATTTACCCAggtgtctctgtttcccagaggACAGAAACCTACTCCTGCACCTTCACCTTTACACAAGTTGGAGTATATGTGTTAGTGTGCAACTGCCTTGAGAGGAGACATTGTTTCATTAAAGTGAGCATAGGGTTTTCATGAAATCTCTGATTTacaaccccattttttttttgcaatgaaaACTCCCTTGTACTTGGCAAGAGAAGAAGTCAGGGACAGGGGCAACATCAAATTGTAAAGTTTATATCCCTTCTTAAAAAGCTAAAATCCCACATTCTCTCTATCTCCAAAACAACCAGACAAAATAGGCATCTGTGAACAAAGGCCAACAGGGACATTGGATTGCTTCTTCGCAGTCCCATTAGCTCTCACTTCTCCAGTTTCTACATTTTTGAGTTCCTTTTCTAGGCCTGAGTCTGTTGGAGATTGGAATATGATCCTGTATTCATAAGATACCTAAGACTCAATTGGATGGATAGGAGATGAAAAGGCCTCAGGACcagtgaaacctcaattttaatggatCCATAATTTCAGGAGGGGCTCTGGCATTGACAtctgttccttctgccttcttgacCTGGGTGTGCTGGATGCATGCTAAAATGCTACCTAAACTCTCCAGTAAAATAGTGGAAAAATCATGTAAAGCCTTTCCAAATTGATTGTGTTGTCTTTGTCTACCCTCTTGAGCTATGCAATATCACTATGACAAAGGTCCAAGGTGTCTGGGGGGATGGTGGGGTAGTCAGAAGCCCACTCTGTCTCTCAGGTAGTCAGATGAATAACCTTTATGGAGAACTGGAGAAAATAGGTAATGAAAAAGTAATAGTTATAGTTTGGGTAGCTGATTATCTCTGAGCCTGGAAAGCAATGCAGCAGGCATTCCAATCAAATAGTATAGGGATGAATCCCTCCCTGTATTTGGGTACAATAGGCCCAAAGTAAGAATGAGATCCATCCACCTTTTCCTGAACTCTACTGAGTTTTGTAGTGTTTCCATTCAAGAAAAATTCTTTACTTCCTGAGACCAGAACttgaattctgcatgcaccatgaAGTTTCCCATCTATTCATAAATCATTCACTGTTTATTGACAAGCTTTGGCTATgaattctttcctatggtttGACACAATTCAAAGGGACTGGTAAAACTGTTGGTCCAGTACCTTCTAGAGCTTTTTAGCTACTCCTTGAGAAGTTTcctcttctttgttttattttattttattttattttattagatattttcttcatttacatttaaaatgctatccctaaagttccctataacctcccaccctccgccctgctcccctacccactccctcccacttcttggcctaaaATCAGGGCAGCTGTTCTCAAGATAGGATATCGTTCCCAACCCCTGTGGCTAGTCAGGTACCTCAGCACATACTGCAATCCCACTGGCTCTGGATGGCATAAGCTAGCCAGCCATGCTGTGCTTGGAGGGCAATGTCAGCTAGTATCTGATGTGATGCAAGTAAGTCCTGGATTCCCTAGTGCTTAGCACCACCAAGCTGTGATTGCCTGTGTCTAAGATGAAAGTAGTAAATGTCTCAGAACTTGAAATATGTCCAGgggtatattcttttcttgatttttgctCAGACATCCAtggaccttaaagaaatacaccaAGGATGCAGTGTAGCAAAAGCCTACAGACATGGACTCCTCATAGAggaccaattgtgtgtgtgtgcctgtgtgtgtgtctctgtgtgtgtgtgtgtgtctgtgtgtgtgtatgtacttgtgtcCCCCATGGGTCTATGCATCCTTGGAATCTGGAGTCTACAGTGGGGCCTGTTGCAAGGTGATGCTGTCTCCATGCACAGGGAACCCCACCTTAGTCAGCACTGCTCTTTGTCTATATGTTCACCTTGGTGGCACATTGAAATCCCGTGAGGATTATATAGAGCCATCCTGATATTGAGTCCCCTCCCagcaaatactgatttttttttttttgctctggttAGCTGTGTAGCAATAAGAACCTACAACTGAGAATCTGTGTTCTgaagatacattaaaaaaaaaagtggtaacaGGGTTGATATGGGCCAGGACCTGTGCACAGACTTCCTGAAACTTTTTAGAAGGGTAGTCTTTCCTTCCAGGCCCATGAGGGAGGTCTTGAAGCCCTTGATCCCTTACTAAGGAACCCCAACCTGTGTTGTCCTGGCATCAGGATACTTAGTTTAATAAGCACCAGAAGGTCTCAGTATATAGGAGGCAGACTGTGGCAGCCAGTGCATGAGGGTAGTCCAGGACATAGCCTGAATTCACATGATCCTTGGGGCCTGTGTCATGGAGTAGCTTCAGTGACTAGAAGAATGGGTTAGATTTATTTCCTATACTcaaagcaggcagaaaaggatgaaagtcctccatgtaatatcaaatttatccagaagagggtgctagatcctcAGTACCCAAAGTATCCAGAAGATGGGATAAGACAGATTGCCATCCAGTACCAAAGTCATCCAGAGAGCATCTTAAGATCAAAGTCAGCTTGTGGTGTAGCCCTAGGAGCAAGGAGGAGGAATCTGcctcctgatgccctcttctgacagtcAGAATGAAATTAAGGAGCTCTTGCAGAGCAGCTGCAGCCTTGACAATTCCTGCTCTCTGTCACACAAATGCTTCCCAGAAGCTCCAAGCTCCTGATTCCCATTACTGGAAGTCCAAGCTCAAGCCCATCTTCTCTAGGAAGCTCACTCTTTCATGCCCAGGATTCACAGTGACTTCCCCTGGACCATTAATTCTTGCTTATTAACACTAAGACCAAAGGCCATCTTGTGGCTGCCTCTTTCTGGTCTCTGTATGTTCATTGTTCTCTCCTCCAAGAGGCCTGCTCAGTTTTGTCAGCATGACTAAGGGTGAACCACAAAGGTAGTTAATGAATGCTCCAAGAGCAGTTGGAGTCACCACATTAGTAACATCACAGAAAATGCCAGGGCTCTCCAGGTTACAATACAACATCTAGGGAAGGGACTTCTGATGTCTCACAGGACAGCTCTTACCTTCCTGCTCAGTACCTCACCCAAATTTACCTGAAGTCAAAGTGCATTTTCCAGAGAGTGGGATAGGTTGCCTTTTGgtactcaaaatattaaaaggtggCTACCAATCACCTTCCAATGACAAACGTGTCCAGAAGAGATCCTTTGGATCCCCATGCAAATCCACATGAAATACCCAGACTCCAGAATAAGACACTAGGCAATACTCAACACATCTAGATAAAGTGTGATAGATCCCCTTGCAGTACTGAAACTATCCAGAAGAGGTTAATACACGTCCAGCCAGTTTCTATGCTGTGACGACTGAACTGGACAGAATGGAAAATGTCACCACTAATGACCAAAATATGGTTATGTTGGCCAGGTTTCTGGAAGATTTTATGTGAGAATTGCAGCCCAGCTTGttattgcaggaaaacaaaaactggacCAAGGATTTGGTTCATGTCCTGAATCTTATTCTACAGAAAAAATTTAACAACACCAATACATATTAGCAATGACCAATAGCTATAAGGGAAGTAGTATTATACTATAAGCAAAAATCAGTGAAATATAATAGTGTGTTAGCTTTTTAAAtgtggaaaagaaaatgcagacGAAGGGGGAATTATGTAGAATTGGAGAGATGAAAATAAGGCATTTATTTTGAGGCGTTTTCTAGAGATGCCTGAAGTAGCTGAGATCTGGGAGTTCTCATACTGTACTGATTAGTGAATCATATCTAATTGTGTCAGAGTATGGAGAGGgcttttacataaatattttaacataactaTGTGCATGCCCTACTCAATGTCATGCTCTATGTAATCTTTAGAGTCTGGTATCTTttacttagctttcttttttatataatattcatGTTATTGAAATATCAAAACCCTGCAGACTACATACTCTGAAATCTGCTGGGGAAAAAAGTGATCAACAGTCTTACCTAACCAAGAAGCCTATGAACCCTCAGATTATATTCTGTACCTCTACTTCAAAATAGAACCATACTATAGTAGATGGCTTCACACTCAGGTGTATGGAAATGgtaacatatttatgtatatttgtatgtattaaacatatattttatatatttataatcatcacataatgaaataaatatttatgtaatataatataaattatatgcttaaaatatatttataatatgatttataaataatatttaaaatttattatacatatatatacacacacacacacatgtgtgtgtgtctatgtatgtgtgtgtgtgtctgtgtgtgtgtacgtcaATGTTGTTACTCTATAACAGAGTGCAGGTTCTATGCCACACAAAACAGTCTACTAAAAAGTGCAGTGCTAGGCATATGTTATCCTTCTTTTGaatcaatatttatatatttatccatATTTTTTCCATACCACCAGAATAGTTTATTGCTGTGGAGCTGGTTACCACATAAATCTTAATGGTAAATTCCTTTCACTCAAGACATTGTATGCTTGTGTCTTAGGACATGGACAAATCAATTTTGTGCTAATCTGTAATCCCTTCCTGTTAGTATTCATGTTATTAGAATATGGCTTACATGCTAACATGGGAGAAAGTCATCAACATTCTTACCCAACTCTGAACCCTGAGATATACAATGATTGTCAGCCTGGCAAGACATGCTCCCAGGTGAGACAGTGGTATGATGGTGTGAGCACAACCTACCACTTTCTCACTGGATATAAATTCTGACAAGACTCATGACTGGCACTATTGATTAAACCAAATACCCATGAATGCTCAGAGCACAGGACCTAAAGGAGTTCTTACTAGTAATATCCTGCTATATGGAAATGGCATAAAACCACCCATCAGTATTTCTATACAGTTTACCAGCTGATATTAACTATGATGCAAACAGCAGCTGACAGAATAGAATAGTAGCCAGACAAGTATCAGGGAATTGTCTTCAGCTTGTCATGTGGAATGTGAGGCTCCAGATAGTATCAGAAGAAACAACTAACTTAACAGAATAAGTTGAGGTTGACTAATTGGAAAAAGTATATGGATTCAAGAAAGTGAACATTTATAAAGAACACTTTAAAATGTAATCCTACACAGAATTGTGAAATATTTCATTGACaacaccagaggcagaagaagagtcAGTGGATCAAGTTATCCCATAATGTAAGGCTTTTCAATATAACCACATGCTGTTTTAAAATCACATGATTTACTTATTGGAATTATGGGAACCACTGCTCTTCCAGTTTATTAGACTGAGGTACTCGTGTAATATAGCATTTCTGGTTAATTACGTTTTGGTTTAAAATGTCTTATTTGCATATTACACATACTAGTTTGTTTCATTTcactgtatctttaaaaaaaacttttagcatcattcctattattattattattattattattactttaagaATTGTCATTTGTGTAAACAGCTTGCTAATTTCTGGTTTATTGTATTCATAGTCTAATTTATATACCTTAGAGCTTTAATGATCAATGAGAAGGatatagaaggaactgagggtgtgaagaagatgcaggacatgtacagagctgagatcctgttgtctagacattcCTAAGCActgcagatgtgggctcacacatgcatctttgcactcaaatgacatatactgttattaaaattagaattacctttaatcttgttttttccttagagaaatgaggtaggttttcttccttggggaaacaatatttccatgttttaagcacttcacttttactttgaaatcttttaCAATGATGTCCTTAAGATGCACCAACTGTGATTCACTAGGCTCATGCTGAATCTCCTTCAAAGCCTTGGCAGCAGGTtgatctaagagtagggaccTGCTGtcatatttctgtttagttttgcgGTTTAGACAGTTGCTGAAGATGTGCAGGTAGAATGTTTTATGTTTGAGGGGGCTTGTTGTCAAAATAACTCTGTGTTTATGTATTACAGTGTATGAATGAAGAAACAGGAGCAACCACTTTCTATTTTTCAGTTAAATATCTATGTATGTGCTTGGCTCCTCACGCtgttaaaatcatttataaaaacatGAACCAGTACACTTAATTTACTACTGATTACTGTGCTGACTACAATAACCACAGCTTACTTGttaaatcttccaaaatgaattACATGACATTTAATATCGCAATGGATGCTTCATGTAAAAAATATTGCCTTACCCTGTCTAAAAATCTTCAGATTTAAGAACATGTTAAAGCCCATTTATCAGTAAATAGCTAGTTGGAAAGCTTACCTTCATAAAAGGCACCTCTGCAAACACCGTCCTTGGTTACCATTGCTACCATTCTGCTCTTTCAGGTCATTTAAAGGTCCATACGTTTTCATATCTCCGGAGCTCAAAAATCTTCATTTTGCTGTCAGGCTAAGAAAGTGACCTCCCACTCACATTATTAGAACCCCTGCTGCCAGGGGCAACAGGTACATAGGTGCATGCTCTCCAATTCAAATCCAACTCTGCAGAGAAATCAGCTTAAATGCCCTGTGGTTGAGAAATGTCAGTTGTTAGGAATATTTAGGCAAGTGTCAGCCAGTGTTCTGTTAAGAGGACAAAAGTCACTCAGAAATATAAATTCACACCTAAATGGCCTCCTGACCATAGCTTTATTGATTGTTATCCCATCAGTTTCCCAGCTCCCCTCCCTAACCAAATTGAGTATAGATTTTAAATACCCACGTGCTTCAATTACTTCTGTtacctttcttctctgtaaaaggTAATGGGACTCTTCAGATTACAGAACAATTActcactataaaaagaatcaaaatatcccctttctagttttgagtttatttttggaccttctaatccttcttgaATGAGGCATGCTGGCAAGTACTAATTTTGGGTAGTATTTATGGAGATTCTTTGCAATGTCCCTTTGCATTACACCAGTTCAAGTCCTTCCCATACCATTTAATACTCACAAACCTCAAATACACACAGAATGATAAGCCATGATGATGTCTTCCAAGCAATAcaagcccaaaacaaaacagatacaaaaTCATATTTTGCCACAGATCTTTCAAGGAGAGCAAATGTTTGTATGAgtcagaaatggaagaaacactATCAGATTCCACAAAATCACTGTTGCTTCCCCCCTCATATAAACTAGATAACAGTACAACACCATCAACGCAGTTCACAACAACTGCAATACCTGAATATTCCTGAAAGTTATATAAGCTTAACAAGCATTGAAAATTGAATTCCAGAACAAATTTAAAAGCATGGTgttgtgctgggcatggtggtgcatgcctgtaatctcagcactcaggaggcagatgcaaggggatttctgcattcagttcaaggtaatcctggtctacaaagtgagctccaggacagccagagttatacagagaaaccctgtctcaaaaaaacaaagaaagaaagaaacacctgGTGTAGTAGCATAAGAAtactttaatctctgcacttgaaTGGCAGCActtgcaggcagatatctgtgagatTGAGGCCAATATGGTCCCATGAGTCCCAAAACAGGCAGGGCTtgatagagagaccctatctcaaagaatgaataaatttaaaaataaaattctatacacacaatgaaaatgtgatataGTTATGCAAGGATAACACAAAGGatgtaaatcaaataaatgtaACTCAGCACAAAaatagtctcaaaaattaatagtTGAATTGTCATTTCAGTACCTGCAGAAAATGCATTGGACATGTCCATCATCACCTCATGATAAAATTCCTGAAGAAACTAGGAATAAGAGAAACATGCCTCACCGGAATAAATCTTCTATTCAACAAACATAGTCAACATTATAgtaatgggagagagaaaaagtctgtataaaataagaaacaggACCAGGGTATACATTCTCTCTACCTTATTCAACATAATACCTGAGACTTTGAAGCAGTGAGCAAGtataaagaaacaagatggaaagagaaaatgaatgtgtgGATCCCTGCAAACTCTACTTTCATTAGGGAAGTGCTCTTGGTGAGGTAAGAAGAAAAGTAAGTTCAGTTCAAATTAGTCAGCAAGGCTGTTTCAAACTTCTGGAGCTTGAAGCCTAGTGGATGAATTTTTACAAATCTGAACTCAGTAAAACTTTGGAAAATGTTTCCTGTTGACAGGTACTACAAGAAAACTTTAGTTATGACTAGGTCAGAAGTCCTCTTTACAGTATGTGACTTCAACCAAGCACCCATGACCTTTTCACCCAGAATGAGTTGTCCTGACAGAGAAAAGGCATGTGAGTTCTAGTAAGGAAGTCAAACTTACATTGAAGAAAGGATACCCTTATCAAATGGTGCCTGGCCATGTGGGTCCTCATATATGTGAACAGAAATCAGATTCCAAGATGTGACACTGGACTAAAGTCATATCACTATTAATTAAAGATCTTATTATAATAGGTAGAAATTCCTAAGAGAAGCCACACCAAGATGTAGGTAAGGACACAGGTTTCTGGGTAGAATTCTAGTAATACAGGTATTCACAGTAAATGAGATGAACAGATGATTCCAAAAAGGAGTGAAATGGTGAATAAATAATGAACCACATTAAATATTTTCAGGcataaaaggaatgaaaatttaaaaggaatgaaaatttaaagaaaaccacaCCAACATGCAATCTCATTCCAGACAGCATGTGCACAATTAAGGGAACAAACAACAAATGGTGTGGAGGATGTGAGGAAAGGAGCACTATTCACTAAGACTGGAAACTAGCAAAGCCCCTGAAGAAAACGTTGTTTTAGAGGATGCTCAAAGTCCTGAAATAGAACTGCATTCTCTGCTGTAATCCTACATTTAAGCATTTAGCTGGAAGATTGATGTCAGTAGAGGTGCCTGCATACAAGGATGTGCACTGCAGCACTGTACACAAAAGCCACATTATAGAATCTGCCTGGAAACACATTACTAGACCAAAACATTGGGAAATGGGAAATGTTATTCAGAATGCACTTATGTCATCTGCTGAAGAATGGAGGGAATGGAAGACAGTGAAAGAGATGAAATGAACTAAAATCAAAAGGACAAATGCCACACATTTTCTCTAATCACGCTGAATCTAAACTTAAATTAAGATGATATCAAAGGTTTACTGGGAATATTCTGAGAAATGGTCAGTATAAAGGATGCAGCATGACAGGAGATGATGAACAGAGAGAATTCTATGAAATGCATTGTTTGCATTTGCGACAATGTTGCAATGTGCACATAATAGATGCTATAACAGCCTATGTAATAATACATGGCAGTACATAATATTATACAAAAGCTTGAGGCCTGAGTTCAGAGTCCTATCACCCCTATCTAAAGCTTCTCATGGAGTCATGCACCTGTAATAACAGCAGTGGGGGGACACCTAGGCAAATCCCTGAGTACACTGGGGAGTGTAGCCAATTGCTGAGGTCCCTGATCAGTGAGAGATCTATTCTTCAAAATTACAATGTTACTGTGTTTGAGTCAGATTCCCAgtagtgacctctgacctcaactTGTATGCACAACCCCACACCCCTTAAAAGAACATTGTCATGAAGCATTACTGACTAATGAATTGATGTCATCCCTTGTAAACTTAGTATGCTTCCTTATGTCTTCGGCTTCCACTCTGTTCAAACAACTTTCTGACAGTTCATTGCTTGGTGTCTTCTCTCCAAAAGTTGGTTTCTGCAGAGTAAAttgaattatttctatttttttaatcatctttTTACACTCAAGATTTTATCCTCCTCCCGGTCTACTATCTGACTCTTCCCCACCCCATACCTCCATCCAGACCCCGTCTCCACCTGGATGTTCCC comes from the Mus musculus strain C57BL/6J chromosome 14, GRCm38.p6 C57BL/6J genome and includes:
- the Gm6482 gene encoding predicted gene 6482, translating into MGSQAGMLSMLLRVFWRENRIHTDTRPRQKEAGRPSWWERARNNWSWRRHRSAGAASPQAPTINDQEKRHERLEKLKRELQNVKNARDELQGILANYTNKDLNDRINFETFMLEMQHDQVMTDLKRMPQDISEALSKCKQLTKENQFYCFRNCHLLIESNLIQHKVRMLRKENRQLLREQIALEEGNTETKILCKEGSQKIKDHYTKQKQV